A window of Candidatus Dojkabacteria bacterium contains these coding sequences:
- a CDS encoding RluA family pseudouridine synthase produces the protein MEILQIGDNHVGQRIDKVLLEEARKALPQEISAVLSRTMLQKALGEKLLRVNGIPVKLAYKIEPGDRVEVDWEGLRAVLQKQVEAADVLGNIEPESGRLDIVAETAEYLVIDKPEGVLVHPTLAVKKGTIANWVRQYLEEKGEYDIRVERAGIVHRLDRDVSGVMVIAKTRESQLNLKSQFESHKVVKIYLASVEPLGGRASSQLMKGDEEHGLDEGIAALIADNEDEGVYKLSGYIGRDSGDRRKMKFNEAKGQTESAITKERHAVSSFFALNENAVLIRIHTGRMHQIRASLLYLGYRIVGDRMYGDASDRRKMGLRSIYINFTDLAGNPVEYILKDNHIGLEN, from the coding sequence ATGGAAATTTTGCAGATAGGTGACAATCATGTAGGGCAGCGGATCGACAAGGTGCTGCTCGAAGAGGCTAGGAAGGCTTTGCCGCAAGAGATCTCGGCCGTCTTATCTCGCACCATGCTGCAGAAAGCACTGGGTGAGAAGCTATTGAGGGTGAATGGCATCCCAGTAAAGCTTGCTTATAAGATCGAGCCAGGAGATAGGGTAGAGGTTGATTGGGAAGGGTTGCGTGCTGTACTTCAAAAGCAGGTAGAAGCAGCCGATGTACTGGGCAATATTGAGCCAGAAAGTGGCAGGCTGGACATTGTGGCTGAAACTGCTGAATATCTGGTGATCGATAAGCCGGAGGGAGTGCTAGTGCACCCAACTTTGGCCGTCAAGAAGGGCACAATCGCCAATTGGGTAAGGCAATATCTTGAAGAAAAGGGTGAGTATGATATTCGTGTGGAGCGCGCAGGAATCGTCCACAGGCTGGATAGAGATGTCTCAGGAGTTATGGTTATTGCCAAAACACGGGAATCACAGCTCAATCTAAAGTCGCAGTTCGAGAGCCATAAAGTAGTAAAGATCTATCTGGCAAGTGTGGAGCCACTTGGGGGTAGGGCATCTTCGCAGTTAATGAAGGGTGACGAGGAGCATGGGCTTGATGAAGGTATCGCGGCACTAATTGCAGATAATGAAGATGAAGGGGTCTATAAGCTTTCGGGCTACATTGGGCGTGATAGCGGTGATAGAAGAAAGATGAAGTTTAATGAGGCTAAGGGTCAGACTGAAAGCGCAATTACCAAAGAACGGCATGCTGTTAGCTCATTCTTCGCATTGAATGAAAATGCTGTACTAATAAGGATACACACAGGTAGAATGCACCAGATCAGGGCTTCATTGCTCTACCTGGGCTATCGAATAGTAGGAGATAGGATGTATGGAGATGCCAGCGATAGGAGAAAAATGGGTCTTCGATCTATCTACATAAACTTTACTGATTTAGCGGGCAATCCCGTTGAGTATATCCTGAAGGATAATCATATAGGTCTTGAAAATTGA
- a CDS encoding zinc ribbon domain-containing protein, giving the protein MDFEQFLLGFLEGNAQVNYNALIYTIGVGLVLLWVFYIFWVWNDASQRSTNLFFRIGSLLLVTLLSYIGLIIYLVIRPKFTIEQIYWMDLERRYLIFETADLRDCVSCGYQLRPEFNSCPQCGNAINVPCEQCNEMINRYWKFCPYCAFQARDRRAPVEEVISQEVMEKSIEESAQEAVEHVESKKARYARQTSIAASIGNWVIAKVMVVGKMVDRFMRRTFGMRKRPAAVAEAKEATELNGRVVIDTQFTKSKKKKDKRKKRKKKRR; this is encoded by the coding sequence TTTCTGCTGGGCTTCCTTGAGGGGAATGCACAGGTCAATTACAATGCCCTCATCTATACTATAGGGGTTGGGTTGGTACTACTCTGGGTATTCTATATCTTCTGGGTGTGGAATGATGCTTCACAGCGATCGACCAATCTATTTTTCAGAATCGGCAGTCTACTGCTTGTGACACTCCTAAGCTATATCGGGCTCATCATCTATCTCGTAATCAGGCCGAAGTTTACTATCGAGCAGATTTACTGGATGGATCTTGAGAGACGATACCTGATTTTTGAAACTGCAGACCTGAGAGATTGTGTTAGTTGTGGCTACCAGTTGAGACCAGAGTTTAACTCGTGCCCGCAGTGTGGCAATGCAATCAATGTCCCATGCGAGCAGTGCAATGAGATGATCAATCGATATTGGAAGTTTTGTCCTTACTGCGCATTCCAGGCTCGAGACCGTAGGGCTCCTGTAGAAGAGGTAATTAGCCAAGAGGTGATGGAGAAGAGCATCGAGGAGTCTGCACAGGAGGCGGTTGAGCATGTTGAGAGCAAGAAGGCTCGCTACGCTCGCCAGACAAGCATCGCAGCTTCGATCGGCAACTGGGTGATCGCGAAGGTAATGGTGGTTGGCAAGATGGTTGATAGGTTTATGCGCAGAACCTTTGGCATGAGGAAGAGGCCAGCTGCTGTAGCGGAGGCTAAAGAGGCGACCGAGCTGAATGGCCGTGTTGTGATTGACACACAATTCACCAAGAGCAAAAAGAAGAAGGATAAACGTAAAAAACGCAAGAAAAAGCGCAGGTAA
- a CDS encoding LytR C-terminal domain-containing protein — MSPKVSKRKNQKREASTRRTVEPGRRPAAKSTKSANRYLQLLPKLILIVPVLFLIYKVVDFASFYRNVEVGDVVRGQNASIIDIEREKEVQRVALIIEDDSQETHISFVSYMLLNTESGKGMVIYIPGWVYMEPYSDGIESKYKLADLLYLSKIVAPENPYQLALHELENNLAMEIDDYIWFEPGAFQHMQEISNNKLVAEGDAQNIHTLLDTFSRINLFFNASSAENLFQHTLSSYSFVNIWSESNKFNALIDSGSVEIIEVSGEWGVVEEALPIGKTIYVYGFQEVDAKIAEYRELVRKKDVQKEQTKIEVFNGSEVSGLAGKYARRFDNAGIEVIRVDNAVELYDKSTLYISSPEKYDDSLEVVKAIVADAAFKEVDEIVVVESRPHFLTTGDIVVVLGKDVK; from the coding sequence ATGAGTCCGAAAGTTTCAAAAAGGAAAAACCAGAAAAGAGAAGCAAGTACTCGAAGGACGGTTGAGCCCGGAAGACGACCTGCGGCCAAGAGCACTAAATCTGCAAACAGGTATCTACAGCTGCTTCCCAAATTGATCCTAATTGTTCCCGTACTGTTCCTGATCTATAAAGTAGTAGACTTTGCCAGCTTTTATAGGAATGTTGAGGTAGGGGACGTTGTGAGGGGTCAAAACGCCTCAATAATTGATATCGAGAGGGAGAAGGAGGTCCAGCGTGTTGCACTAATTATTGAGGATGATTCTCAAGAGACGCACATTAGCTTTGTCTCTTATATGCTGCTCAATACTGAGAGTGGTAAAGGAATGGTTATTTATATACCTGGCTGGGTATATATGGAGCCATATTCAGATGGAATAGAGTCAAAGTATAAATTGGCTGATCTCTTATATTTAAGCAAAATTGTAGCACCTGAGAATCCGTATCAATTGGCCTTGCATGAGCTAGAAAATAATCTAGCAATGGAGATTGACGATTATATATGGTTTGAGCCTGGTGCATTTCAGCATATGCAGGAGATTAGCAACAACAAGCTGGTAGCAGAGGGTGATGCTCAAAATATCCATACATTATTAGATACATTTTCACGAATAAACCTCTTCTTTAATGCAAGCTCTGCTGAGAATCTATTTCAGCACACTTTATCTAGCTACTCATTTGTAAATATCTGGTCGGAATCAAATAAATTTAATGCTTTGATTGATAGCGGCTCTGTAGAGATAATTGAGGTGAGTGGGGAATGGGGCGTTGTGGAAGAGGCATTACCGATCGGGAAGACTATATATGTATATGGTTTCCAGGAAGTAGATGCGAAAATTGCGGAATATAGGGAGCTAGTAAGGAAGAAAGATGTGCAGAAAGAGCAAACAAAGATCGAGGTGTTTAATGGGTCTGAGGTGTCTGGATTGGCAGGTAAGTATGCAAGGCGGTTTGATAACGCGGGGATCGAGGTGATACGCGTAGATAACGCCGTAGAGCTATATGATAAGAGCACTCTATATATAAGCTCGCCTGAGAAATATGACGATTCGCTCGAGGTAGTTAAGGCCATTGTG